CCGAACTGCTGGATGAGCAGCCTTTGCTGTTCAAGGAGCTGGACGGGCTGGTGCGCGAGATCCTGGCCTCCCTGCCGGGCGATGCGCGTCGTATTTTCCTGCTCAGCCGGGAAGAAAAGCTGTCGTACCGGGAAATTGCATGCAAGATGGATATCTCCGTAAAGACCGTCGAAAAAAAGATGACCGCCACCCTGAAAGTGCTGCGCACCCGTCTCCGCGACGCCATGTTTACCATCATTCCCTGATTATTTTTCAATTATTTTTTGATTTACCGTAGGGTACCGCCGAAGGAGTGGTACTAAAGTACATAGCGCATGAACAAGCAAACCTTAGCCACACTTATAGACCGCTACCTCAACGGCACCGCCACAGACGCAGAGAAGCGCCTGCTGGACGCCTATTACGACAGTATGCGGCAGCAATCCGCCGATGCTCCCGGCGCGGAGGAAGAGGAATCGCTACGGAAAGAGATGCTGGCGAAAGTGTATGCGAACGCGGGCATCGAAGCGCCGGTTACGCCGGTGCGCCGCCTTTGGGTGCGCCGTGCCGCGGCAGCCGCTGCGGTAGTGGTGATGGCCGGTGCGGCCTGGTGGATGTTCCAGCCCGCGAAGCCGGAAGTGGCCATGCGGGTAAAACCCGCGGCGGTGCCCCAGCCCGGGAAAGATGTGGCTACCCTCACGCTGGCTAACGGGCAAGTGGTAGTGCTGGGTGATTCCGCCGCCGTTATTCCCGCCAGCCAGGGCGGAGCAGCCATTGCCATGGGCGGGGATGCGCTTATCTATAAAGAAGAAGGCGATGTGGATGCGGCGCCTGTCTTCAATACCCTCAAAACCCCTACCGGCGGTAAATTCCGCCTTACTTTATCAGACGGAACGAAGGTTTGGCTCAACGCGGCCTCCTCCATCCGTTATCCCGCCCGCTTCACAGGCGCCGAGCGCAAGGTCGCGGTTACCGGCGAGGCTTATTTCGAAGTCAATAAAAGCGAGGCATATCCATTTGTGGTGGAGGTCAATGAGACAGCCACCGTGCGCGTGCTCGGCACTGCTTTCAACGTGTCTGCCTATTCCAACGACCCGCGCATCGTCACAACCCTCGTAACGGGGAAAGTACAATTTGCGGCCGGAGGCGCCCCCGTGACACTGCGTCCCGCGCAGCAGGCTGTTTCCGGGGCCGACGGGAAAGTGACCGTGCAACCCGCGGATATCAATGCGGCTACGGCCTGGAAGGACGGTTACTTCCGTTTCAACGGAGCCGATATCAAAACGATCATGCGCCAGCTCGAACGCTGGTATAATATAGAAACGGAGTATCAGGGCAACATACAGCACCTCTTCGTGGCCGACATCCCCCGGGATGCCCAGCTGGCGGAGATACTGAGGCTCCTGGAGATGACCGGGCGCGTACATTTCACGACCAGCGGAAACCGCGTGACGGTAAATCCGTAAAGCAAACGAAGACAATCGGGAAAAAGATACATACAAAGACAAGGCTTGACAGATTAACACGCAGTGGATAGAAAGTAATCAGTAGATCGTGGATCAGAAGGGGGGAATTACAACGTAATTAAACCGGTTCAAAGAACAAGTAGGATCAATAAATCATCTCCTGGAAGGGGGACTGGGCGCTGCATGTGTGATGCGGCGCAAGGGGGAACTTTTTTTAATCAACCAACTTTACACGCAAATGAAAGGATTTTGGATCATCCTGCTGCTATGCCTGCAGGGGAGCGTTGCCCTGATGGCGCAGAGCGTCACATTGGCGGAAACAAACGCACCGCTGGAAGTAATTTTCCGAAAGGTGAAGCAACAGACCGGCGTTAGTTTCGTTTACACGAAAACGGAGCTGGAAGCCGCCAAACCGGTAACGATCAGCGTTACCAATTCGCCGTTGAACCAGGCGCTGCATGCCGCATTCGAAGGACAGCCGCTGACCTGGGCGCGCGAAGGCCAGTATGTGGTGGTAAAAGCCGCGCCCGTTCGCAAAATGGCACCTGAATCACAACAGGCCGCGGAGCTGACGGGCCGTGTGACAGACGGGAAGGGCCAGCCTTTGGTAGGTGCGGTCGTGAATGTGAAAGGCACGCAGATAGCGGCTTACACGGATGAGAAGGGGAATTTTACCCTCGCGAACGTGCCCGACGATGCCGTGCTGATCGTGCGGATGATGGGCTTCAGGCAGAAAGAAGTGGCCGTAACCGGCCGCAGGCTGAGGATAGAGCTGGAAAGCGTTGCCCAGCAGATCGAGGAAGTGGTGATCACTACCGGTCTGTTCAACCGTAAAAAGGAAAGCTTTACAGGCGCTACGTCCACCTTCACTGGTGAGCAACTGAAATCCGTCGGCAACCAGGATGTGGTGAAATCCCTCCGAACCCTGGACCCTTCGTTCAATGTGGTGCCCAATAACCTGATGGGCTCCAACCCGAACGGCCGTCCGCAGGTAGAAGTGCGCGGGCAGACCGGCATTTCTTCCTTTAACTCCCAGCTGGGCATCGATCCCAACCAGCCGCTCTTTATCCTCGACGGATTTGAAGTATCCCTGCAGCAGGTAGTAGATCTCGACATCAACCGCGTGGCCAGCATCACCCTCCTCAAAGACGCCGCTTCCACCGCTATCTACGGCGCCAAAGCGGCCAACGGCGTTGTGGTAATCGAAACCATCAAACCCAAGCCCGGACAGATGCGCCTGACCTATACCTCCGACCTTACTTTCGACTCCCCCGACCTGCGCGATTACAATCTGATGAACGCAACTGAGAAACTGGAGTTTGAACGCCTGGCAGGCCGTTATAAATCCTTCACCGGCTTGCCTTCGCAACTGGCGTTGGACAGCATGTATAACCGCCGCGCCGGCCTGGTGGCTCAGGGCGTTAATACCTACTGGTTGAAAGTTCCGCTGAAGAACGCATTTTCGCAACGTCATTCCGTATATGCAGACGGCGGCGACGACGCCGTGCGTTACGGCATCGGCGCCAACTACCGCCGCAACGAAGGGGTGATGAAAGGCTCCGGCCGTAACACGTACGGCATCAACTTCGACCTGATCTACCGTAAAGGGAAATTCAATATTTCGAACAAAGCATTCTTCACCGGCGTAAAATCGGACGACTCACCGTATGATTTCACCGCATTCGCCAGGGCCAATCCGTATTACAAAATGTACGACGAGAACGGCGACACTCCGAAATACCTGGAAGTGACAAGCGATGCATATGCCAGTCCCAATTACGTACGCAACCCCTTGTACGACGCTACCCTGAAAAGCTTCAGCACCGGCAAGCAACAGATCTTTACCGATAACCTTGCTATCCAGTATAACATCCTGGATGGCATGCAGGCCATCGCGGGTGTGAGCTTCACGGTAGACAATACCAACAACGAAAGTTTCCTCGATCCCCGGAACGCCGATTTCGAAGAAGCGGCCAACGATCTGAAAGGAAGATATACGTCCCGGGAATCCGGCAAAACTTCCTGGCAGGGATATCTTGCCATGAACTACGGCAAGGTTCTGGCTGGCGGGCACCAGGTAGCCATCAACCTCCGTGGAGACGCAACCGAGTCCAAAACCAAAGGCCTCACAACCATGGTACGCGGATTTCCCTTCGGCAGCAACGGAAACCCTGCTTATGGCACGAGTTACGACAATCAGCAGCGCCTGCCCGGCTATGTTGACGCCGTTTTCCGTTCCGCCTCCGGCCTCGCCGCAGGTAACTATTCCTGGCAGAACCGGTTCCTGGCTGACGCATCCGTACGCTACGATGTGTCTACTTCCTTTGGTGCCAACCAGGCGGCACACCCGTTCTGGTCGCTCGGCGCGGGATGGAACCTGCATAATGAGCCTTTCATGCGCCCGCTGCGGTTCATCAACCGGCTGAAATTGTTTTACAATGGCGGTACGAGCAGTAACCAGAGCTTTACCGGGATGGGCTCCACTTCCGTGTACACCTATGCCGGCCTTTACAATATCGCAATGGGGCAATCGCTGGTACTGGGACAGGTAGGGAATCCCGACCTGAAGTGGCCTATCACCCTGACCACCAACCTCGGATTCGACATCTCGTTGTTCAAATCCCGCATCAACGCCACGTTGAACTATTTCCGAAAGAATACCGACGACATGGTGATTCCTTTAACCATGCCGCCCTCTACCGGTTACAAGACCTATAACATCAATGCCGGCAGCCTGCGCAACTCCGGCGTGGAAGTGACCGCCCGCGTGACGCCCTGGGCCAATCCCGAACGCCGCGCTTCCTGGACGGTAACCCTCAACGGCATCTGGCAGAACAGCAAGTTTGCCGGGCTGGGCAATTCCCTCGCACAGGAAAACAATAAGTTCTCCAGCGATACCGTTGCCCTGTCGGAGCAATTCCGCCGGTACCGCGACGGATACAGCCAGTACGATCTTTGGTCGGTTCGTTCCCTCGGCATCGATCCCGGCAGCGGAAAGGAAGTATTCGTAAAACTGAGCGGCGAGCGCACTTTCGTATATGATAAGAACGACGTTCAGATGATCGGATCTTCCCGGCCCACCGTGGAAGGGGTAGTAGGAACGGGTTTCATGTACCAGGGCTTCAGCTTCTCGGTGAATTTCCGCTACCGCCTGGGCGGCCAGGTGATCAACGATGCGCTGTTCAATAAAGTGGAGAATGTAGGCGCAACCGACATTTACTTCAACCAGGACCGCCGTTCGCTGTACGACCGCTGGAAGAAACCCGGCGATATCGCCAACTTCCGCAGCATCACAGAAATCGGTTCATCCACCATGAAGACGTATGTTACTTCCCGCTTCCTGCAGAAAGAAAACACGTTTACCGGCGAATCGATCAGTGTGGGGTACGAATTCAGCCAGGCGAAATGGATCAGCAAACTGGGAATGAAAAACCTCCGTATCAATGCCTACATGAACGAGTTCGTTCGCTGGTCTACCATCCAGGCGGAAAGAGGCATCGAATATCCGTTCACCCGGTCCGGCTCCCTTTCCCTCAATGCCAGTTTCTAACCGTGAAAAGTGATTACAACATGAAAAAGACATTCATCAGCATATACGCACTCGGCGCCCTGGCGCTGTTTTCCGCCTGCAAAAAATGGGTGGACGTGCAGCCGAATGACCGGCTGCTGGAAGACCAGGCGTTCAATAATCCGGAAAACATCCGCTTTGCGCTGAACGGCATTTACAGCAATTTGGCCGCCAAATCGCTTTACGGCCAGTTCATGACTATGACGGCGGTGGATGCCCTCGGGCAGCTCAACAGCGGCGTCCAGCTCAATACGGGCGGCACGCCCTCTGGCGTTGCAACCGGCACGCCCGCCCTGCCTTATACCAATTACAATTGGGACGACGTGAGACTGAAAGCCGGCATGGATGCCGCCTGGACGCAGGCTTACCGTTCGATCCTGAACATAAACATGTTCCTGACAAACCTGGAAAAGTATCCCGGGGTGATTGCCACAGCGGAGGAAAGGCTTTACCGCGGCGAATTGTATGGCCTGCGCGCCATGCTTCATTTCGACATGCTGCGGCTTTTCGGGCCTGTCTATCTCACCGATAGCACCGCCCTGTCCATTCCCTACTATACGACAAGCTCTCCCACCGTTAAACCCCTGATAAAGGCGAATGACGTGATGGACAGCGTACTTGCAGACATAGGCAAGGCCATGTTACACCTCGATGCCGACCCGGTACTGACGACCGGCAAGCAGGACAAGGTTGTGAACGACGGGCTGGACTATTCCCGCATGCGCAATCTCCGTATGAACTGGTACGCGGCCAGGGCGCTCCAGGCCCGTGTGCTGCTGTATCGCAATGCGAAAGAAGCGGCCGGTGCAGTGGCCGCAGACCTCATCGCCAAAATGGACGCCCAGTTCCCCTGGTTCGACGAAAAAACCGGTGCACTGCCGATCGACAGGGCGTTCAGCAATGAAGTGCTGTTCGCATTGAACGTCCCTAACATGTACGACTGGACGCGCGAGATTTTTGCCGGTGATGTGGAGGCGCAATTCATGTGGTCGCCCAATAACGTCCGGCTGAACGCTGCGTATGAAAATAACGGGTCTACCGATTTCAGGTTTACGACCATCAAACCCTTCAGTTGGTGGGATGTTCCTCCCGGCGCGGTGTTTAGCTTCCGTACCATGCGGAAGTTCAATAACGTGGATGGCGACAATGTACAGTTCCGCTTCCGGATGCCGATGCTCCGGAAAAGCGAGATCTATTTCATCGCCGCTGAGTGCGCAACCAGCGATGCTGCCGGTTTTGAATTGCTGAACGCCGTCCGCAAGGCGAGGGGGCTCAGCGAGCCGCCGCTGACCACCAATCTGGCAACGGAAATCAGGAAGGAGTATGTGAAAGAATTGTATGGGGAAGGACAGGTGTTTTTCTATTACAAACGGACCAACACGAAAAGCCTGCTGAAAGCCAACAGCACGGGCACGACCGGTACAACGAACCTGCAAACGATGACCAGCAAACAATATGTGGTGCCGCTGCCTGAAAACGAGCGCTTTTATCAATAACCATTAATGCAACCAAATCATGAATAAGCGAATTTACTTATTACCTGTAGCATTTGCCTTGATGCTGGGCGCGTGCAAGAAATCCCCGCTCACGCAATATGATGAAAGCAGCACCATTTATTTCAAAGCAGCCCGGGGCACAACCGGCCGTGAACCGTCGCCCAACGATTCCATGGCGTTCTCCTTCCTTTACATGCAGGCGGATACATTCATCGTGAAGATTCCGGTGAGCGTGGCCGGCAGGGCGCAAGCCATCGACCGTCCGTTCGAAGTGGTGGCTGACACCGGTTCAACTGCAGCGCTCGGCAAGCACATGACGATCCTTTCTGCTGTTATCAGGGCCAATTCGTTGAACGATACCCTGTTTGTGAAAGTAAATCGCACGCCCGACATGGCCACCGCCAAACTGCTGATGCGATTGAAGCTGAAACCGAATCAATACTTCGGAACCGACTTCGCCATCCGCAACCTGGATACGAGGAAGATCCAAATGGACGTCTATCGCATTTTCGTCACCAGTACGGCTATCCAGCCCGAACGTTGGCTGGAAGCATATTTTGGAAAGTTTTCCGCCAAAAAGGCGAAGCTGATGACCGAATTGTTCGGGTTTAATTTCGAAACAGATTTCAATGCACCTTACGGACCAACATCCTCCATCAGCTTTGTGACATCCGGCGGCGGGGCTATGGCAAGGTACCTGCAGGATATGGAAGACGCCGGCACGCCCGTATACGAGGAAGACGGTACCAAAATGGCGATGGGATCAGTGTTCAATAACCTCTAATTCATCAACATGAAGCAATATATTTTACTTTCCGCGGCAATGGTCATTCTCGGCAGCGCCTGTATGAAAGACAAAGGAAACTACGACTATAAGCCGATCAACGAGGCGGCCATCACGCTGCCCGCAGAGGTATTTACCAAGCTCGGGGATACACTTCGGCTGCGCCCGGAAATAAAGCTTACGCAAGATGGCGGCGATGGTTCGGACACCACGCGCTATGCCTACAAATGGGTGGTTGAGCTGACGCTGAATTCCGTACAGGAAATCAATAACACCCGCGATTTCAACAAACCTGTTGATAACCTGAACGTAGGCCAGTATACAGCTGCTTACTATATCAAGGATAAAACGACCGGCGTGAGTTATGAGAAGAAATTCAAACTGACGATTACGACGGCAGCCTATGAAGGGTTCATGGTGCTTGGCGCACTGGGCGATTCCTCCCGGCTTGACATGCTCGCGTTTGACGGGGTAAATGCAGATTCCACCAAATTGTATACGGATGTGCTAACGGTTTTCAACTCCAATTATCCGCGCCCGATCGGGAAGCCCCTGGGCATGCATACCGCTGTCAAGAATCGCGATTACCAGTTTTTTATTTCCACCACCACCGGCACCAACTCGCTGGAGCGGAATACGCTGAAGTGGGAAGCGAACAAAAACATATCATTCCTTTGCTTCGGCCGTATCCCGCAGGGCTTCCTGCCGGAGGCATTCTGGTCGCTAGGTACTACTTACGGCATGTTCGCCAACGACAAGATTTACGTGTATACCAATGCTTCCATATTTATCCTGAACTCGCCTGCCAACCACGTAAAAGGCGAAACGCAGCCGTTCAGGCCCAGCAAGTTCTTTAACATGGTAAGTACAGGTTTGACCGATTACCTGCTGATGTTCGATACGGAAAAACGGCGCTTTGCCCGCGTAGGCATCCGGACGCAGGACAGGGACTCGTATGCCAGCCTCCTGCTGACGCCGACTTCCGCCAAATTTGACTATAACGATGTAAAAATGGACCTGGTCTGGATGAGCAGCAACGCTGTCGGAGGCAACGTATTTGCAGTATTGAAGAACGATGCCGGGGAATACTGGTTTGCCATGTTCAACCCGGCCACACTGGAACAACCGATCTACAAGAAAATGAACGTTGGTCCTGATATGGCTAATGCGAAGCATTTCGCCGCAGATCCCAGTTACGCGACGCTGTATTACGGCAGCGGGAACAAGCTGTATGCTTATCTCCCCGACGCCAACCGGGAAGTGCTGGTGGAAAACTTCGGAGAGAAGATCTCCTTCATGTATTTTCCCAACAACATTACCAACAATAGTCTGTATCTGCCTTACCGGAATAACCTGATGGTAGCGACTTTCAACGCTTCCCTTCCCGCTACGGGCGGTACCTTGCGGTTCTTCAAAACCAATTCCCAGGGTTCCGTACCGCAGGCGACCGTGACCACCACGCACGGCGGATTTGCCGAACCGGTGGGTGTCGCTTTCCGTTCGAGGAGCGGTAATTATTAAAGGATATTTCCGAAATCAGCCAATATATGCCACGCAGGTGCAGGCGGGGGGCCTGCACCTTTTTTTTAAAGTATTTTTTATGAAGAAATTATTTTTAACCGCCGCCATCTTTTGTGCCATGCAAGGCTTTGCGGCGGTAATGCCCACGACATACATCCACGGTACCACCGATGCGAAGGGGGCGAAAACGATGTACCTCTTCCGCGCGGCGGATGGTAATATGGAACAGTTTGCTACGGTGAAAGCCAATGAAGCGGGAAGCTTTGCGTTTGCCGTGGCGCAACCGGCCGAGGGTTTCTACTATGTGTCCGACAATGGGAACGTGAATATGCTCAGTCATCGCATTTACATGAAAGGCGCGTCCACCATCGAAATGGACATCAAAGGCGGGAAGGCCGCCGTTAGCGGGGGATCGAAAGAAAACCAGCTGCTTTCAAGGTGGCAGGCGGTGTACGATGATATCGCCGTTCCTTCCTGGAGCGGGATGCAGTACCGCGGGACGTATGAGGATTTCTTTCCCATCTTCGAATCCTTCCTGCCGAAATACGAAGCTTTCCGCAAGAACATGAAAAGTGGCAACAAAGCATTTGACGAACTGATGCAATATCTCGTGGTGAATGATGTGGACGCGGCGGCGATCAATTTCCTGTTCATGCCCCGCACCAAACATCCGAAAGAAGCGGACTACCCGGCTTATTACCGGCAGATTGTGCAGCCCGGTAAATATGCTGGCACGCGCGCGCTACAGCTGGGCGACGGCGTCCGCAGGCTGGGTGCATATGTCATGTTCAGCCAGATGGGAAAAGGCGGCAAAGCCACTACCGAAGATATGCTCGGCGCCATCCCCAACGATACGCTCAAGGGGATGTACCTCGCCAGCAGCTTCGGCCGTTACCGTTCGCAGGATGCGCTGGCTGATGCGATGAAGCCATACAAGCACCTTTTGGTAACCGATTCGCTGAAAGCCCGCTATCAGCGCGCGGAGGCGGCACTGGCGACATTTGCGAAAGGAGAGAAATCGTTCAATTTTTCCTATACTGACATTAACGGCAAAACCGTGTCCCTGGCCAGCCTGAAAGGAAAGGTGGTGCTGGTGGATATGTGGGCCACCTGGTGCGGGCCCTGCAAAGAGCAGATCCCGCACCTCAAAAAGTTGGAGGAGGAAGTGAAAGGCACCGATATCGCGATCGTAAGCATTTCGGTGGATAAGGACGCGGACAAGCAGAAGTGGGAAGATTTTGTGAAGGAAAGGGAATTGGGCGGCATCCAGCTGTTCGCCGGTTCCAACCGGGACATGATGGATTATTACAAAATCTCCGGCATCCCGCGCTTCCTGGTGTTTGATAAAGCAGGCAGGATCGCGACGGTGGATGCGCCGCGCCCGTCTATGCCGGAACTGAAGCCTTTGCTGATGCAGCTGGCCGGCGAGAAGTAGTCACTGTATATTTTAGAATAGATTCAGATTGAAATGACATGTTGCGGCGGCGCTATTTTTAGTGCCGCTTTCTTTTGTACGAGGTGCCGGCTGCGGTTTTGAAATTTGCCGGCTTCGAAGCGGGCGGGTAAATTCCCGTTGTGCATAAAAAACGGCCGGCCCGGATTTCACCCGGCCGGCCGTTCTGATTGTCTTATATCAGTACCATTTACGACATGGATCTGATCACTTCAATGGTACGTTTTACCATGTCGGGCGTGATGCCGAGATGGGTAACGATACGCACTTTGGTGGGAGAGATGGCCATCACGCGGATGCCGTGTTTGGCGAGGTAGTCTCGGAAAGTGACGGGCGTCCAGTCGCCGCAGACTTCGAAGATGAGGATATTGGTTTCCACGGGCAGCATATGCCCGATAAATGTCTGTTCGAGTAACGCTGCCGCGATGGCTTTGGCGTGCGCATGGTCGTCGGCCAGCCGTTCGAGGTGATGGTCTAGGGCGTAGATGCCGGTTGCGGCCATGTATCCTGCCTGGCGCATGCCGCCGCCGAGTTTTTTGCGGATGCGTTTGGCTTCGCGGATGAAATCGGCGGAGCCGAGCAAAACGGAGCCGATGGGGCAGCCGAGGCCTTTATTGAGGCAAACGGAGATGCTGTTGAACACCCGGCCGTAATCTGCGGCGGATTGGCCGGTGGCGAGGAGGGCGTTGAAGAGCCTGGCGCCGTCGAGGTGGAGGCGAAGGTTATGGTCGAGGCAGGTTTGGCGGATGCGGAGGATTTCGTCCCAATCGTAGCAGCAGCCGCCGCCGAGGTTGGAGGTATTTTCGAGGCAAACGAGGGAAGAGGTGGCTTTATGGTCGTCGCCTGTCGGATTGACGGCCGCTGCCACATCGGCGGCTGTGATCATACCGCGGTCGCCTTCGATGGGGCGGGCCTGGGCGGAGGAATTGAACGCGATGCCGCCGCCTTCGTAGATGTATACGTGTGCGGTGGACGAGCAGATGACTTCGTCGCCGGGTCGGGTGTGGGTTTTGATGGCGATTTGGTTGCTCATGGTGCCGGAAGGGCAGTAAAGGGCTGCCTCCATGTCAAAAAGGGCTGACATCCTGGCTTCCAGTTCCTGGACGGAGGGGTCTTCCCCGAAAACGTCGTCGCCTGTACGGGCTTTAAGCATGGCCTCCAGCATGGCGGGAGTGGGTTGTGTGAAAGTGTCGCTCCTGAAATCCATTGAAAAAAATGCAATGAGTGATTGAATAAATTAGAGAGAATGATTATTTGAAGTAGGATATTTTTCAATTGTTAAAATTTGCATAAACCGGTCAAATTAGCGACTAAAAAGCTATTAAAATCCGTTTATACAGTGTACTTTGTTATAGCAGTCAATGTTGATTGCCGTTATGATAAAGCGCCCGATCATTGAAAATGAATGCGTAACAGGCATCTTACCCCGGTCCGTAACCCAAGATCAAAACCATATCAGTGATATTTGGAAGAGTGGGGGATTAGCACGATCTTTGCAGGCTAATTTCGCAACCGTGTAAGATATACCAATTAAATGTTACAACAAAATTATCTTTCGGCTTGTTAGTATAATATTCGTAAACCAATACTTTTAAATATATGAGGCAACTTAAAATTGCCACCCAGATCACCAATCGTGATTCGCAGGCGGTAGAAAAATACCTCCAGGAAATCTCGAAGATCCCTTTGTTAACTCCAGAGGAAGAGACGATACTGGCCCAACGTATTAAAATGGGGGACCAGCGCGCTCTCGAAAGATTAACGACCGGGAACCTCCGGTTCGTTGTATCCGTCGCCAAACAATATCAGCACCAGGGCTTAAGCCTCAGCGACCTCATTAATGAAGGCAATTTAGGGTTGATCAAAGCGGCACAGCGGTTCGACGAAACCAAGGGTTTCAAGTTTATCTCTTACGCCGTATGGTGGATCCGCCAGTCCATCCTGCAGGCTTTGGCAGAGCAAGGCCGTCTGGTCCGCCTGCCGCAAAACAAAATCGGCACTTACAACAAAGCGAATAAAGCCTACATGGCATTCGAACAGGAAAACGAACGCGAGCCCTCCACCGAGGAACTGGCCGAAATCCTGGAAATGTCCGAATCGGAGATTAACAATATCTTCCAGAGCAATACCCGCCACATGTCTCTCGACGCTCCCGTTCACGAAGCGGAAGACGTTGCCATGGGCGACCTCCTGGAAGGCGGCGACGTGACGGACGACGATGTGATGCAGGACTCGCTCAGAGAAGAAATCCGCCGCGTGCTCAAATCCCTGAGCCCCCGCGAAGCGGAAATCGTGAACGCGTACTTTGGTCTGGATGGTGAAAACGGTGCAACGATCGAACAGATAGGACAGAAGTATGATTTGACGAAAGAACGTATCCGCCAAATCAAGGAAAGGGCCATCAAACGCCTGCAGAAAGCCCGCTACAGCGGCGCACTGAAATCCTACCTGGGGTAATCGAAACAACATCTTATTAATTGATTCTGGGATAAAAGCATCCCGCCTGTGAATGGCGGGATGCTTTTTTATATCCCATAGAGAACAGTTATAGGCGCATAGACGCCTTTCATACCTTCCGATTCGAAATTCTCCTTCCAACCCTTTATTTTTGCAATCTTATGCGAAAGGCATCTTTTACACTGATCCTCGTCTCTATGATAGGGTCAGCCTGTGAAAAAGAACAGACAGGACAGCAACCAGGCCCCAACCTCCCCGTCGTGGAAGGCATTATCGAAGAAAACGGATACCCCATGGTGGTGCTCACCCGCAACCAGGCGTATTTCTCCGGTAATACCGCTCCCGCCGATGATGAGACCTGGATCAGGGATGCCGTGGTTTCCGTGTCGAACGGCCCGCAAACCCAACAGCTCCGGGAATACCAGCTGACAGACGCCGCCGGCCGCAGGTTTCGGGCCTACACTTTAGACACCGCCCGCCTGCGTGACGCCTTTCACGGCGAAACAGGAAAGAGCTACACCCTCACGATCGAATCGGAAGGGCGAAAACTCACCGCTATCACCACCATCCCGGCGCGCAGCCTGCTGCTCGACTCCGCCTGGTGGGCTCCCGGGAAAGCCGGGATCATGGCAAGACTTACAGGCAGTACCAGCCAGCAAGCCTACGCCCGGTATTTCACCGCCCGCAGGGGAGAAGATTTCCGGCCCGGTATGTACCCGCTTTCATCGCGCACCGGCACTTTCGACCTCCAGCTACCTGAAGGGCCCGGGACGTACCTGGCGGACTACGGAAAGGGAGACACCGTGCTGCTGAAGTTTTGTAACGTCGACCACCGGACCTACGACTTCTGGTTCAGTGCCGGCAAGGCTTTGGCGGAAGGGAAAGATCCCCTGG
Above is a genomic segment from Chitinophaga pollutisoli containing:
- a CDS encoding FecR domain-containing protein → MNKQTLATLIDRYLNGTATDAEKRLLDAYYDSMRQQSADAPGAEEEESLRKEMLAKVYANAGIEAPVTPVRRLWVRRAAAAAAVVVMAGAAWWMFQPAKPEVAMRVKPAAVPQPGKDVATLTLANGQVVVLGDSAAVIPASQGGAAIAMGGDALIYKEEGDVDAAPVFNTLKTPTGGKFRLTLSDGTKVWLNAASSIRYPARFTGAERKVAVTGEAYFEVNKSEAYPFVVEVNETATVRVLGTAFNVSAYSNDPRIVTTLVTGKVQFAAGGAPVTLRPAQQAVSGADGKVTVQPADINAATAWKDGYFRFNGADIKTIMRQLERWYNIETEYQGNIQHLFVADIPRDAQLAEILRLLEMTGRVHFTTSGNRVTVNP
- a CDS encoding SusC/RagA family TonB-linked outer membrane protein encodes the protein MKGFWIILLLCLQGSVALMAQSVTLAETNAPLEVIFRKVKQQTGVSFVYTKTELEAAKPVTISVTNSPLNQALHAAFEGQPLTWAREGQYVVVKAAPVRKMAPESQQAAELTGRVTDGKGQPLVGAVVNVKGTQIAAYTDEKGNFTLANVPDDAVLIVRMMGFRQKEVAVTGRRLRIELESVAQQIEEVVITTGLFNRKKESFTGATSTFTGEQLKSVGNQDVVKSLRTLDPSFNVVPNNLMGSNPNGRPQVEVRGQTGISSFNSQLGIDPNQPLFILDGFEVSLQQVVDLDINRVASITLLKDAASTAIYGAKAANGVVVIETIKPKPGQMRLTYTSDLTFDSPDLRDYNLMNATEKLEFERLAGRYKSFTGLPSQLALDSMYNRRAGLVAQGVNTYWLKVPLKNAFSQRHSVYADGGDDAVRYGIGANYRRNEGVMKGSGRNTYGINFDLIYRKGKFNISNKAFFTGVKSDDSPYDFTAFARANPYYKMYDENGDTPKYLEVTSDAYASPNYVRNPLYDATLKSFSTGKQQIFTDNLAIQYNILDGMQAIAGVSFTVDNTNNESFLDPRNADFEEAANDLKGRYTSRESGKTSWQGYLAMNYGKVLAGGHQVAINLRGDATESKTKGLTTMVRGFPFGSNGNPAYGTSYDNQQRLPGYVDAVFRSASGLAAGNYSWQNRFLADASVRYDVSTSFGANQAAHPFWSLGAGWNLHNEPFMRPLRFINRLKLFYNGGTSSNQSFTGMGSTSVYTYAGLYNIAMGQSLVLGQVGNPDLKWPITLTTNLGFDISLFKSRINATLNYFRKNTDDMVIPLTMPPSTGYKTYNINAGSLRNSGVEVTARVTPWANPERRASWTVTLNGIWQNSKFAGLGNSLAQENNKFSSDTVALSEQFRRYRDGYSQYDLWSVRSLGIDPGSGKEVFVKLSGERTFVYDKNDVQMIGSSRPTVEGVVGTGFMYQGFSFSVNFRYRLGGQVINDALFNKVENVGATDIYFNQDRRSLYDRWKKPGDIANFRSITEIGSSTMKTYVTSRFLQKENTFTGESISVGYEFSQAKWISKLGMKNLRINAYMNEFVRWSTIQAERGIEYPFTRSGSLSLNASF
- a CDS encoding RagB/SusD family nutrient uptake outer membrane protein, with the translated sequence MKKTFISIYALGALALFSACKKWVDVQPNDRLLEDQAFNNPENIRFALNGIYSNLAAKSLYGQFMTMTAVDALGQLNSGVQLNTGGTPSGVATGTPALPYTNYNWDDVRLKAGMDAAWTQAYRSILNINMFLTNLEKYPGVIATAEERLYRGELYGLRAMLHFDMLRLFGPVYLTDSTALSIPYYTTSSPTVKPLIKANDVMDSVLADIGKAMLHLDADPVLTTGKQDKVVNDGLDYSRMRNLRMNWYAARALQARVLLYRNAKEAAGAVAADLIAKMDAQFPWFDEKTGALPIDRAFSNEVLFALNVPNMYDWTREIFAGDVEAQFMWSPNNVRLNAAYENNGSTDFRFTTIKPFSWWDVPPGAVFSFRTMRKFNNVDGDNVQFRFRMPMLRKSEIYFIAAECATSDAAGFELLNAVRKARGLSEPPLTTNLATEIRKEYVKELYGEGQVFFYYKRTNTKSLLKANSTGTTGTTNLQTMTSKQYVVPLPENERFYQ
- a CDS encoding DUF4843 domain-containing protein encodes the protein MNKRIYLLPVAFALMLGACKKSPLTQYDESSTIYFKAARGTTGREPSPNDSMAFSFLYMQADTFIVKIPVSVAGRAQAIDRPFEVVADTGSTAALGKHMTILSAVIRANSLNDTLFVKVNRTPDMATAKLLMRLKLKPNQYFGTDFAIRNLDTRKIQMDVYRIFVTSTAIQPERWLEAYFGKFSAKKAKLMTELFGFNFETDFNAPYGPTSSISFVTSGGGAMARYLQDMEDAGTPVYEEDGTKMAMGSVFNNL